In Candidatus Kaistella beijingensis, a genomic segment contains:
- a CDS encoding helix-turn-helix domain-containing protein, with product MNLNERISKIIKYSELSLSEFADKIEVQRSNISHITSGRNKPSLDFLIKIKDHFPELQWDWLINGDGEMLKKIEPEIIQEKPKPTSLPDLFSLIDDDNFGMTESEDRVSKEKPREFKIPEPTPEKEKISDSQRLEVPENKTISQVIENQENKIKRIVLFYENGKFESFEPDC from the coding sequence ATGAATTTAAACGAGCGGATTTCAAAAATCATAAAATATTCAGAACTTTCCTTATCGGAATTCGCTGACAAGATCGAGGTGCAGCGTTCCAACATTTCGCATATCACTTCCGGACGAAATAAACCTTCCTTAGATTTTTTGATTAAGATTAAAGACCATTTCCCCGAATTACAGTGGGATTGGCTCATTAATGGAGATGGTGAAATGTTGAAAAAAATCGAACCCGAAATTATTCAGGAGAAACCAAAACCTACTTCACTACCCGATTTGTTCTCCTTAATCGACGACGATAATTTTGGAATGACAGAAAGTGAAGACCGAGTTTCAAAAGAAAAGCCGCGAGAATTTAAAATTCCTGAGCCAACTCCCGAAAAAGAAAAAATATCCGATTCTCAACGATTAGAAGTCCCGGAAAATAAAACTATTTCACAAGTTATTGAAAATCAGGAGAATAAAATAAAACGAATCGTGCTATTTTACGAAAACGGAAAATTTGAGAGTTTTGAACCTGATTGTTAG
- a CDS encoding PIN domain-containing protein: MNLENLVKDLRNKLITLDCNVLLLLIIGSVDKKHISNFKRTSMFTEEHYDILIKLISNSQILLTPNVITEASNLLESYSYDKQKVGLKFLKNICANIPESYEKSVKLVELEIFNNYGLSDSSVFNLCKVGAIAITIDFNLYISLLSNNLGVINFNHLIFGQN, encoded by the coding sequence ATGAATTTAGAAAATCTTGTAAAAGATTTGAGGAATAAGCTAATAACGCTTGATTGTAACGTACTTTTGCTATTAATAATTGGAAGTGTAGATAAAAAGCATATTAGTAACTTTAAAAGAACTTCAATGTTCACCGAAGAACATTATGACATCTTAATAAAATTAATATCTAATAGTCAAATATTATTAACTCCAAACGTAATTACTGAAGCTAGTAATTTATTAGAATCTTATAGTTATGACAAGCAAAAAGTTGGTTTAAAATTCCTTAAAAATATATGTGCAAATATTCCCGAATCTTATGAAAAGTCAGTTAAACTTGTAGAACTAGAAATTTTTAATAATTACGGTTTATCTGATAGCTCTGTTTTCAACCTTTGTAAAGTTGGCGCAATTGCAATTACAATTGATTTTAATTTGTATATAAGCTTATTAAGCAATAATTTAGGAGTGATTAATTTTAATCATCTAATTTTTGGACAGAACTAA
- a CDS encoding AAA family ATPase, whose protein sequence is MKLGDLAKELNISTKTLIKFIQDFDLELSECLTTNFDVMEDFVKFARENVNFLKKYEEDLMKQKSVQDIAENINQPTEKVEEIIKTEKPIVYDNGLYRSSVSSYGIDNKLGGNYQFVYDYFGKKTSLAERDFIGYRDLFFYIRETLEPFLNPNQLKDWGIHKPAGIILYGPPGSGKIFWANKIAEIINYSFKEVKKYYLGTSFVNGNKTSFNDFLVQMMKEEKVLLFMEDFNEIMTFRNEEKSVSSFDEETKDIILHYIGHFEEEDLLMVGSANTLYNIDREILAPGRFDVVIPIFPPNARERSQMILYHMTESLSDDAMLMKILVKNNADHLPFWEDVSSKMKTFSNTMIIDFTQSLKKRIRSSYQKNNNENIKIDQSLLDASLRDASSKLTEEYLNQVAQFIHDVSVNNADNFNSRIQALRYELDNYKVIEAPRKSIGFTHNDDGK, encoded by the coding sequence ATGAAACTTGGCGATCTTGCGAAGGAACTTAATATTTCCACCAAAACGTTGATTAAATTTATTCAGGATTTTGATCTTGAACTTTCTGAATGTTTAACGACCAACTTCGATGTGATGGAAGATTTCGTGAAATTTGCAAGAGAAAATGTAAACTTTCTAAAGAAATATGAAGAAGATTTAATGAAGCAGAAATCCGTTCAAGATATTGCCGAAAACATCAATCAACCCACAGAAAAAGTTGAAGAAATCATCAAAACCGAAAAACCAATAGTTTACGACAACGGATTATACCGATCTTCAGTTTCAAGTTATGGTATCGATAATAAATTAGGCGGAAATTACCAATTTGTCTATGACTATTTCGGCAAGAAAACAAGTTTGGCTGAACGTGATTTCATCGGTTATCGCGACTTGTTTTTCTATATTCGGGAAACGCTTGAACCCTTTCTAAATCCCAATCAACTAAAAGATTGGGGAATTCATAAACCTGCAGGAATTATACTTTACGGTCCTCCCGGAAGTGGCAAGATTTTTTGGGCAAACAAAATTGCGGAGATTATTAATTACAGTTTTAAAGAAGTCAAAAAATATTATTTGGGAACTTCATTTGTTAATGGAAACAAAACCAGTTTCAACGATTTCCTCGTTCAGATGATGAAGGAAGAAAAGGTTTTACTTTTCATGGAAGATTTTAACGAAATCATGACTTTCAGAAATGAGGAAAAATCGGTTTCTTCCTTCGATGAGGAAACAAAGGATATTATCTTACACTATATTGGTCATTTTGAGGAAGAGGATCTTTTGATGGTCGGTTCGGCAAATACGCTATATAATATTGACAGAGAAATTCTCGCTCCCGGAAGATTTGATGTGGTAATCCCGATATTTCCACCCAATGCAAGAGAACGTTCACAGATGATTTTGTATCACATGACGGAAAGTCTTTCCGATGATGCCATGTTGATGAAGATTTTGGTGAAAAACAATGCGGATCATTTACCTTTTTGGGAAGATGTTTCTAGCAAGATGAAAACCTTTTCAAATACCATGATTATTGATTTCACCCAAAGTTTAAAGAAAAGAATCCGAAGCAGTTACCAAAAGAACAACAACGAAAATATTAAGATCGATCAATCTTTATTGGATGCATCTTTACGCGACGCATCATCAAAATTAACAGAAGAATATTTGAATCAAGTTGCCCAATTTATCCACGATGTCTCGGTGAACAATGCCGATAATTTCAACAGCAGAATTCAGGCATTACGATACGAACTTGATAATTATAAAGTGATCGAAGCACCAAGAAAATCGATTGGTTTTACACATAATGATGACGGAAAATAG
- a CDS encoding DUF6496 domain-containing protein, which produces MMSTRKYSKKAQEKIGEVMHEFKEGTLKSSSGDKVTERKQALAIGISEAEQAGLKVPKKTKK; this is translated from the coding sequence ATGATGTCAACCAGAAAATATTCCAAAAAAGCACAGGAGAAAATCGGTGAAGTAATGCACGAATTCAAAGAAGGAACATTGAAATCATCTTCCGGCGACAAAGTTACCGAAAGAAAACAAGCCCTCGCAATCGGAATTTCAGAAGCGGAACAAGCAGGATTAAAAGTCCCTAAAAAGACGAAAAAGTAG